The Hyla sarda isolate aHylSar1 chromosome 2, aHylSar1.hap1, whole genome shotgun sequence genome includes the window TTCTCCTTACTTTACTTACTGCCCTTGCTGTGTCTTGCTCTTCAGGTTCTAACTTCTTCTCACTGCTTACACTCTGTCTCTTCGCCGTCCGCAATGTGCGCTCCCGCTCCTCTTCCTCTCTTTCTGTCCACTGAGTCCGACTGCCAGAAAGCAAGGGTTGCGGGCACGTGACCCTGGCGCTGCTCAGCCACATCAAAATAATCAGCCGTGAGGtgagagggagggggaaatgaaaCAGTGCTCCCTTGCGGCGCTGGTGCAGCTGCAAATGCCGCCAGAGTAGcgccggctgggagttgtagtttagcaacagctggagacactctggttgggaaacactgatggaaTGAGACTGGTTGATAGGTACTTGCATATTTATAAAGGATTTGTGGTCCTTTAAGATGCCCTAGAACTGAATTTTTATCTAACTGCTTTTTCATAAAACAAGATAGCTATAAAACTATCTAAAACAGGCTCCGCTGTGACCAGAATTGAAATGCACTTCAAAATCAGCCTATAATTTGCTCTTCGACTGCCAATTTTTCCACATGAATTGAAACCTGGGACCAATTTCTGTGAATCGACAACAAAGTGATATTTCAAAGGTGATATTTCATCTCTCATCATTTTGCTTGGATTGTGAGAACTTGTTTAAGTTGAGCGTATATTATATAGATTTTATCACCATCTAGTGGATATCCATGCGAATTTCAGGGATAGTATTTGTAAAGAAGCTgtaatttctatctatctatatatctatctgtgtatatatgtatatagttaaATTCATTCCtggaatggcaaaaaaaaaaaaaaaacattcaaaactACATTAAAAACTACATTAAAACTGCATGAATGATTTCAGCCTTATAAGTGTACCCATACTTTCAGGTAACTATTCAGGATATGcaatcatgtgtgtgtgtgtgtgtgtgtaactgaGGAGTAAAACTATTTCTGGCCACTATATAACTTGTATGtgactttttacatttatttcccTCAGTTTTCTACTCTGCAGGCTTTATGTCCCTGAGCTAGTGAGTGGAGCCTAGCCTCTATGATGGCTTCCATACATGGCACGCTAACAGAAGATGATTCTTTGTCCTGCTCCCATCTGTATGTATAGCACACCCTAAGCAGCAGCATGGATGACATTACAAAGcggtactgagcagtgtaagccaCTGTCTTCAGAAACTCCTCACCTTCctctctccatagacttctagTAATCCTTTAGTAAACCTAGAACGCCATGAATATTAGCATTGGCTATTTAGCCAACCAGGTCTGAATCCTGGAGCCGACCATCTTAAGAATAAGAAATAATaagaatgcattgaaaaatggttCTCTCCACACATAGGCCTGATTGAAAGCCTGCCTGCAGTTATTCACTATATGTTACAATGTACATAGAGATTAACcataggatttaaaggggtactctggtggaaaactattttttttatcaactgatgccagaaagttaaacagatttggaaattacttatatataaaaatcttaatccttccagttatataaaaatcttaatccttccagtacttaacagctgctgtatgctgcagaggaagatcttttctttttgaatttattttctgtctgaccacagtgctctctactgacacctctgtccatgtcaggaactgtccagagcaggataggtttgctatggggatttgctcctactctggacagttcctgacatggacagaggtgtcatcagagagcactgtggtcagactagaaagaaattcaaaaataaaataacttcctctgtagtatacagcagctgataagtactggaactattaattttttttaaatagaagtaatttacaaatctgctttactttctggcaccagatgatttaaaaaaaaaattgtccactggagtacccctttaagctgcatttACAATGTATGTCTACCTAATTGGCTTCCCTTCAAAAATGCACAGTGTATATGTCtattatatacaatatgtttGAACACTTTATGTTTTACCCTACAATATGTGCTGAGAGACATACTGGTGCATACTCAGAACATATCCATAGAGCCCCAGAGGATTGACATTTACTAAAAGACAGAGGACCTACCCCAGGCTGAAATACAttagaatacttttttttttacagtttggatTGGTGTCGTAGACCAGGCATAGGCATCCAGTAAAATACATAGAGAGGTGAACATGACATAAACATTGATTTGAATCTTCAGTTTCTAGACGCCTCAGGCTATAAATATATAACAAATTAGTCTTGTGCTTTTAGTGAACTAAACATCAAATGTAccctattttttgccctataggacgcaccggcatataagacgcacccaattttaaaggtgcaaaatctggaaaaaaaaagattctgaacccaacagtgatcttcaacctgcagacctccagatgttgcaaaactacaactcccagcatgcccggacagccgttggctgtccgagcatgctgggagttatagttttgcaacatctggaggtccgcaggttgacgaccactggataggaggtaatactcacgtgtccctgccgctccggacccgtcaccgctgccctggatgtcgctccatcgctgtcgccgcgtccccggggtgtccccgacgctccggacgtcttcttccctgggatccacgctgtCCGTCGCCATCatccgtcgctacgcacgccgctcctattggatgacgggacggcgtgcgcgacgacatgatgacgtcgaaggagagcgccggtcatgcaggggatcccggcacagagcagacaccgaggaggcaggtaaggtccctcccggtgcagccgggttagtgtcactttagcttcagacacggcggtcagctttgatcgccgcgtctgaggggttaatacagggcatcaccgcgatcagtgatgtcctgtataagccgtgggtcccggccatggatggccgcagggaccgccgcgataggtttgtattcgccatataagacgcaccaacttttcccccccagttttggggaagaaaaagtgcgtcttatacggcgaaaaatacggtaaataacttTCCTCTACACAATTGTAACTTGAAGACTGTTTCGATACATTTCTTACAAGTGATCTCAATATTTGTGCATAACAAATGAACGGTTGCAGGCCCTTTCCTGTCCAGACCCCTTCATACAGTATGCATTGCATCTGGTTATCTGACTCTTCCACCTTTCTCACAATAAACAGACACCAGATACCCATGTGCttttctgttaccatggagaaaaCACATGAGATCCCTGGTAAAGACTGTATCAGTGATGAGGCTTTGTGTCTGGATTGGAAGACCGTGCACCTGGGTTGAGGAATGAAGAAACCTTGTTGTAAAACACTGTTACATTGAAACATTTACAAGGTTTTAAGGAAAATTCTACGGGAACAAAaacgggataaaaaaaaaaaaacagtttacgAAGTTTGTATCTACAAGGCCCTTTGGTCTTCCTCCAAACTGGGTCACCTAGAAGACAAAAGATTCACATGTATATTGAAATTGTTCCACATACTTGTGCAACCGAGAAAATCATGCTGAGGAAAATTCATTCGGCTCTTCACCCGAACTCCTGCAGTCGTGACCTTACAGAAGGTGGCACCGCTTACGATGGCACGCTGTGTCCAGTTCGCCTGGTCCGCAGCACCTCTATGTATGTAGTTGGAGGAGGGAACCACACTTTAAGGGAGtctttaaaaaagtataaaagcaCCACAAATATTGAGGCATCTGGATGCGGCAACTACAAAGATGAGGACTCTGCGTGGATGTTTGCCAAGACACAGGATTTCCTCCAATATCTTCAGGATCTGTTGGCGCTCAGAAAAAAATATCTGGCCAGTATTCATAATTTGAGGTGTATGACAGGAACATCTGAATATTCCCCAATATCAACCAAATCATCCAAAGCTGGAAAAAAGTCTTCGCCACAAGAGACGGGCAATGTAAAGGTAAGGGGAAACGGAATTCCTGAGAAGCCAAATTCTGTCGAGCTGTTAATTCTTTTTAGACTTTCTTAGTTATTTGTTTTTCTAGAATAAATGGGTGAACAATATTATCGCTATACTAGGATTCCATTAAAATCTCTTACAATGGTCACTTATTGTTCCTAGACTTCGGAATGGTGAATCTACGTTAGACAAGGCTATTACAGTTTAACCATCATCGTTTTCATAAACCAGTAGAACGTGTAACGACATGAAACCTTGTCATATAGGTCACTATCTACAGACCCTGTAAATGTTCAGAAACCTCCTCAGTTAcagaaaatgtatataattgtATTAGTTAATAAGGGGAGGAGGGAGAAgcatctgtagtttgtttttctATGTCTGTGTCTTGAAGCATCCTGTCTTTCATGGTAATTGTATCATGGTAATTTATGGTATTTGTTTAAATTGTATCCCTAAAAGGCCATTACCCAGTTGTCATCCATCAGAGTATGGGGGCCTTTAGAAGGCTTCAATGGCTGTCATTATTCTACAGCCATAGGCAGGGTTTAATAGGAGACATTAGAACTGCAATGGACTGTAAAAGTAACCAAATGGTGAtaactgaaaaagaaaaaagttttcaaaaataTTTGAAATCTGAATTAGCTcattttccatttttcaaataacATAAATCTAAACTACTAAATAGGTTGGAATAACACAGCTCtatagacagaaaaataaaatggtTTAGCTGGTTAGCTGGATGAattaatatacagtgatccctcaacatacaatgttaatcagttccaaatggaccattgtttgttgaaaccatcgtttgttgagggatccgtgcaatggaaagtataggacagtggtctacaacctgtggacctccaaatgttgcaaaactacaacacccagcatgcccggacagccaacggctgtccgggcatgctgggagttgtagttttgcaacatctggaggtccgcaggtccgcaggttgaaggccactggtattaaaggttgtactcacgtgtccccgccgctccggaccgccaccgctaccctggatgtcgtcttccatcgctgtcgccgcatccccgtggtgtccccgacgctccagcaaggcctctgcttctccggcatcctcgctctccgtcgccgccatcacgtcgctatgcacgccactcctattggatgatgggacggcgcgcACAGCGacttgatgacgacgatggagagcgccgacgatgcaggagatcccgaagaggacgcgccggagccccgaggacaggtaagtgatcatcaccggagctcacgcgGCCCCTTTAACGGCTATCCGGCGAAAGCTGAAGCAGTctttgctgccggatagccatttatgcgatggccccgacctacaaaagcattgtataaatgcattgttgaaatgatcgtatgtcggggccatcgtaggtcgggggggggggggggcactgtatatatcaggtgaaataagtattgaacacctcaccatttttctcacaaaATATATctccaaaggtgctattgacatgaacATTTCACAAGATGTTGGTAACAATCCAAGTAATCCATAAATACAAAACAGTATTGAATATATGGAGATAGGAAGGTGCAAGAAGACATGGAAAGGCAAGACAGCAGCTAtaatcagtaaaaaaataaataaataaaacaatccagctccttgtcagtgcaaattattATCAGCTGATTCAGTTCCAACTGGTGAATACAAAACGGTATCATTGCCAAGGTGTTATACAAGACACATCtcgtgatgggtaaaagcaaagagccgtCTCAAGAACTTCACAACCTAAGTGTtgtaaaacataacaatggcGTTGGTTACAGGTGTTTTTCGTAggttctgaatgttccagtgatcACTGTTGGACCCATAATACATTGGTGGAAAGAAAATCATTTCACCGTCACTTTTCTTTGACCAGGTGCTCCTCGCGAGATTTCTGACAGAGGAGTGAAAAGAATAACCAGAAGAGTTGTCCACGAGCCAAAGACACTTGACACTTGAAGAGCTTCAAATAGACCTGGAATAAGCAGGctctgttgtctcaaagaaacattaaaggggtattccaggaataaataaaaaaaaacaggccttttctTCTTACAAAGACAgcaccctccttgtctccacCTTGGGTGTGGTAGtagaacttggctccattcacttcaatagaactgagctgcagaaccacacccaaactggagacagggagaggtctttcgataaaaaaaaggcctgttttatttttatttttggaattccTCTTTAAAGTAATGCACTCtgccgccatggcctgtatgaACGCTCACCTCATAGGACTCCAATGAAGAAGTTGGTTTAAAGTTTGCTGCATTTGGAAAAGCAAGTGAAATTCTGGGAGAATATAGTGTGGACAGATGACAGTAAAATAGAGCTGTTTGGATGCCATAATACccaccatgtttggaggagaaatggccCTGCACATCACCCTACAAACACCATACCAACAGGGAAGTATGAAGGTGGAGACATcatgatggcggggggggggggcgactttTGAAGAAATGGTACTGGCAAACTTCACATAATTGAAGGAAGAATGAATGGGCAAATTTACCaagacatttttgacaaaaatctgctgccatctTCCAGGATGATGAAGATGGAATGAAGGTGGAcatttcagcaagacaatgatcccaaacacacggcCAAGGAAGCTAACAAATTgtttcaaagaaagaaaataaagctgctagaatgTCCCAGCCAATCACATGACCTAATCCCATTGAAAATCCATAGAAATAACTGAAGATCATGATCCATAAAAGAGGCCCACGGAACTGAGGAGACTGTTAGTGTGGACAAATTGGTCAAAATCCCACCGAGCAATTCATGTGACACGTTTCTACATAAAAACTCCAGGAGGCATCATGAAGCCGTCTCTACCAACAAAGGCTTTTGTATAAAACATGGAATAAATGCCAATAAGTGTGTTCAATACTCTtctctgtgtcatttcacattttacACATAACTCTATTATTTGTTttgcttatttgttttggtttctttgtatgtatggaacATTTTGGTTGTTatcaacatctggtgaaaatggCACAAACTTGTCCACTGCTGGCCCCAAGGTGTTTAAGTCCATACAGCTCAGATTGGCACTGAGGAGATGCAGtgtgaacttagggaagcttatcggcttgctgggacttgtagttacaaTTGTATTGACTGATGCAGCCAAGCTGGAATTTAGTACTTGacagactgacttgactgactacTTGGACTGGACTTCAGAAAAATACCCAATGTGTTTAGGTCCTACCgtaaggctttgactttcacccacAGTGCAGGGGTTAACTTGCAGTAGAAGCATAgtggctggactaggcctcaggcctccttcaggatCACTCCACAGACTCCTCAGACTTCTCTTCACTGTGTCTTAGCAAAGACTCAAGAGCGagagctgaaccctgacctcactatataaggggggcAGTTTAGAGAGATCCCTTTGGCCAGACAAGTCACCTGTTCACCTTGCATACTCCCCTGACAACAAAGGTCCTTAACAACAATACTTTTCTTAAGGCAACAGTGCATAGAAAACACAATATATGAACTCTTCTATAACATAACATTAGTAAGTGCAATAAAGAGAGTTCTAAGGAGTGGGGACCCATGGCGGACATCGAGCAGGATCTGCCCGACAGGATGGGCAGAAGTACAGAGGAGCACGTGACTCTGTACTGGTTACCCACAGTCTTATGTATTGACCTTTTTCAAACATGTTTTTTCAATGTGGATATTTGTATTCTCACCTGTACATcccttgggggaaaaaaaactactgTCTACAGCTGAAACATAGGCTAAATAAAATGCACATTCTGTATTTTGAGACTCTGATTCAAGGTATCTCACCAGTTACAGTAACTTCTGGTCTTCTGGGCCGCGGTTTCTACCTGGAAAACTCATTTAGAAGTATTTCTGACTGCGTGTTCATTGTGTTTATACAGGTTTCAAAGGATAACGAAAAGCAGAATCCAAACTCGGATATCATAGATGCTATAGCTTACTTTGATTCAGTTATTGCAGAactggacacagagaggagaataagGACGGCGCCAAGTGATTTCAAGCATGCCGATGTCGACTTTGATGGTTTGTGTTTGAATAATATTATTACTAATTAGTTTATAGTAAAATACTTTTAAGTTACGTCTTAATAGGAATGGTCTCACTCCTCTAGGTTTAGGAAGGTGGTCTTCtaagataaaaaataattaatgaaTTCATTAAATTGATTATTATCAATGCAGCCTGAAATGGGAAATGTCACATTTTGACAGGGCTTCAAGAACAGTGTGCAGTCTTTGTGGCAGATTTCATTCAAGTAGGAGGGATCAAGTAGGAGGGAAACGTATAAGTGCTTCCTTTATATctcccgctttttttttttttttaatcaacttctgGCTATGTctcaaaaaattaaattaaaaactgGCACAAAAAGCTGTGTGTGAAAATCCATTATATAGGTTTCTTTCTCCTTTACCAAGTATAGGAACATTCCACATATAAGAGACTAGTTTCTAAGGACAAATTGCTACAGCCTGTTTACAGCTATGGTCAGGTACCAGGTCACTGAGAAacagtaaggccgggttcacatcccGGAATTTCCGATTTGACAAAATCCGTCCGGAGATTAAGAGTACACTAGGACCAcgcagacattggccctcatttactattgcaaacgcgACATGTTTTGTCGAGTTGTGTGCCAGATTTTGTCACATTgccccagaaattctgtctgcgccagattttgcgccagaatttgggcCAGAATTGCAAAAACccacgactaactctccattttgctaagaaaacccccaaaaagaGGTGTGGCTGCCAGGGGaaatggggcgtggtctccgaaaaggggcgtgtgcccgacattttcacaaaaacccaacatatttactaaggtttccacataaaatgtggttttggatttgagctgaggaaacccccacagatcagagcatgtgtaaaaaaagcaaagtgtagggaaaagtggaaaatgtaggaaaaccttagtaaatatcatggaaaataaattgtagggaataaaaacccacaaataaacctacacaacactcttagtaaatgagggccaatgttttcCCTCCAGACATAGTAggagagatttctcaaaaccagtgcagaggaaaagttgctgagttgcccatagcaatcaatcagatcggttctttcattttgcagaggccttgttaaaaatgaaagaagcgatctgattggttgctatgggcaactggtcaacttttcctgtggacaggttttgataaatctctccctgtgTGCACTTTGCAGCAGAATCACATGGCCAGGAATTGGACAGAATCACTGCTCCaccagaatttctgagtggaatttcaAAATGGAATTTTGCATGGAGATTCCATAGTATGAagccttaggttatgttcacaccacagaatttcCTCACTGAATTCCCGCTACTTCTCCATTCAAAAACCATGGCAGACAAGTAATTTGAAGCagattccaagcagaattttcatGCTGAAAATTTTGCCTggaattcaagccccattgacgtCAATTCCGAAATCAGAAAATACTCCttgtcagggtatgttcacacgagggAATATCTGTGCTTTCACTCAAATTCTGTTCTGCCAAGCTGGCAGCAGATTTTTGGCAGTTTTGCTGATTCATTTGTGCTGAATTTAATGTGGGATTTCTTGCATTCAACTGAAAGATTTCGGGGGCAAAAACAAATTAATACGTTCATTATTTTTGCAGTGGAAAGTCTgccgtgtgaatgggacagcggaaattCCATTCACTACAATGTTAACTTTATATGGCAAAATTTCATTCATTAAAGGAAAACCGTAGCGAAAAATTTTCCTTTagctctgtgcccgggctgcaaaaactaaaaaaacaaactttaactccccttccaacATTCCCCTGTTGTGCCAATATTGGTGTCACGCTTCTCCGGTGATGTCTCcctcctgcttcctggggacagtgagtcatactgcgctcagcgtatTGCCGGCGGCAGCGATGTCCTGtacattgtcatgtaaggagcctgggctcccttctccctgctgcctgggctccttacatgacagtgtgctcagcctatcaccagccaaggcgggacatcactgcggccggcgatacgctgagtgcagtatgacttacCGTCCCcatgaagcaggaagaagaccagcaccggaGGACCGGGACACCGATATGGGCATGACGGGGGAGCGTCGGAaggtaaaataaattttttttctttttccagccTGGGCACAGAGCTAAAGGAAAATTTTTCACTACAGTTTTCCTTAAATGGCTAAATTGTGTACATCTTAGCAAGTTTCAAAGTGTGGTCAATCCTGGAGTGagattgcacaaaaatttgcaacaATTTAAAATTGTCTCATTTGATTAATCATCTACCACTGCAACAGTGAAGTATACAAAACAGTTtagtggacaacgcgtttcaaaggacTCTTCCTTCTTCCTAAGGTTCGTGTTGAACATGGACCTGAAGAAGGAAGAGTCCTTTGAAATGCATTGTCCACTAAATTGTCTTGTATACTTACCTAATAAATGACACATTGCTCTCACTATTACTGTGTCCACGGGTGATTCGCCATAAGTTgaattttttatggaaaaaggggaacCCTGCCAGGTCATCCCTGTCCAGATTGTCTACCTATATCCCACATATCCCGCACTGTTGTGACAACGGTATCGACGGCCGGCGGCCTCCCGACATCTATATATATTCAAAAGCTAtgcacagtgttgtgcctgataGCGCAAAACTTCAAGGTGAGCAGATTCATCATTTTACTGTATTTATGGTTACCCATCGGAAATATTTGCACTATAGCGTGCAATATCCTTATTTCCTATTCACACTGCAAAAGTGAAAGCACATTTGATTTCATCCTAAGGAGTTTTGCTAAAATAATTTAAGCAAAAAAGTAGCAATATTTTTGCGCAAATGATCACTTGCCCAATAATTTGTGACACACTTTACTTGAAAAGCCATGTAAAAgggatgataaattccccccaatgtgaCAATACTTTCATGACTATCATTTTAAAGCAAGAATTGCTATTGGACTTTTTGGGTCAGATAAAAAAGAATTTTCTCATAATATTTTAACTTATTATTTAACTTATTAGAGTTTAGCAAGTAATTTAATCATTGCTTCCCTCTATGTTCTCCttgttctccttctctacagtggccacAAGTAGCAGAGAACATAGTTTACATTCAAATTGGATTCTACGGGCACCAAGGAGAAGCGCAGAGGAAGTTTTAAGAACCTCCATATACAGCCAGTCTTGGAGAAGCAGCATGGGGAACACGAGTATTAAGAGGATAGAGAGATATCCGATCTACCTACCAAAAGCTGTAGAAGGAGCATTTAACACATTGAAATTTAAACCTCGGCCAAAAGTAAAGTAAAGGAGGTTCACCAATCGCTGAGGACAATGTATCTTGGTGCTAATAATTCAAATACAATGGGACCTCTCATAGAGCCTATTGGTTCGAAAAATGATGATCACTTAAAGCAAAAAGCAATTGTAAGAATAAAAGGAGGTTTCAGACGCATTATATGGGTGCAAGGCTCTACAGAATATTTGAGAATATTCTAAATGATCCTCTAAGAGCCAAAATTCTGAAGTGGAACGTAAAAGTCCTCGTAGACCAATATTCACTGATCAGTGGGATACAGTGAGACTACATCAAGCTTTTGACATAATGCAATTTCTGTAAACTTTAAAGCGGT containing:
- the C2H13orf42 gene encoding uncharacterized protein C13orf42 homolog, producing the protein MLRKIHSALHPNSCSRDLTEGGTAYDGTLCPVRLVRSTSMYVVGGGNHTLRESLKKYKSTTNIEASGCGNYKDEDSAWMFAKTQDFLQYLQDLLALRKKYLASIHNLRCMTGTSEYSPISTKSSKAGKKSSPQETGNVKVSKDNEKQNPNSDIIDAIAYFDSVIAELDTERRIRTAPSDFKHADVDFDVATSSREHSLHSNWILRAPRRSAEEVLRTSIYSQSWRSSMGNTSIKRIERYPIYLPKAVEGAFNTLKFKPRPKVK